One window of the Cryptomeria japonica chromosome 7, Sugi_1.0, whole genome shotgun sequence genome contains the following:
- the LOC131073754 gene encoding receptor-like protein EIX2, protein MKFSQTLLWTLVGFVLLLQICWVSCCKEKEKISLLDFKRGLHDPSGRLKTWNNSTDCCQWNGIKCDDITKHVIWLDLHNPRGYNPPGALQNSTDAGYSKMYLTSFSVASNKDKEDVLSPLFNLTMLERLDLSYNAFSGVGVPQQLDTLKNLQYLNLSNAGFVGMIPRKLGNMSALRSLDLSTNSYISYSSITIEDMQMWIGNMRDLEELLLDGVNMMQVASDEWDKAISTMHGLRRLQMSNCKLSGPIPPSLANLTRLTHLHLDGNSFFSSIPSHFQNLSNLVSLKLSKCKLNGSIPSDLLSLPNLQEVDLSTNPDLGGNLSSILPRHSASLNSLVLSTTSVEGAIPDSIANISSLTLLDLSDCIVQGQLPPTIANLTGLVMLDISRNQLRGSIPSFEAKPHLGISFPLTHIDLSYNQLDSYIPSMLFGAFRKLRYVDLSQNRLTGAIPSPDMNLTSLTHLDLSYNELHGTISSLANIKSLVLLDLSNNNLSGKIPPSVGQLLSIETLDLSNNVLTDAIPHNISNLSQLKVLSLSSNRLSGNLSEYHLHNLSSLVYLDISNNVLTVKLSPTWIPHNSFRTLKLSSCNMEGQLPAFLTTQYDISDLDLSENRLWGNIPAWIWESLPLIQLNLSHNFFSGALPSKVLEPKTLKVLDLHHNNFHDRLPLPPPSVVVLDLSENQFCASIPPEIGQYKFSYLSLSHNNLNGSIPPTICEGLYMQILDLSNNGLTGKIPVGFINCSYLEVLNLNGNFLEGELPAQLGNMISLRTLKIRGNRLNGTLPILENCKQLQILDLGENRLTGNISADWVLELPNLKILILRSNRFEGPVPADVSKIPYLQILDLSRNRFSGVIPESISEMKGMAKESENIEAFEYGSINRTTYVEKIIIRNKGLDMEYVRILRLVKCLDLSNNIIAGQIPEGMGSLFGLIILNISRNQISGVIPKSLGKMVLLQSLDLSHNQLSGYIPIELQLLTFLSYLNLSNNNLTGMIPQGGQLMTFEASSFLNNSNLCGLQLYKPCLSSPKHESKPEGKEGVNKRRGREGIDSFIVLMGMSFGMGVGIIVAPLLFLKKRREKFFHLLDSILIWVFDMIHCDKLQTVKISDDEDQELSEESKKLIRFCVRCTQIDRDSNTIVDTECICSQKY, encoded by the coding sequence ATGAAATTCTCACAGACATTGTTGTggaccttggtgggatttgtgttGTTGCTGCAGATTTGTTGGGTATCTTGCTgtaaagaaaaggagaaaatttcCCTCTTGGATTTCAAGCGAGGTCTTCACGACCCGTCCGGTCGACTGAAGACATGGAATAATTCCACCGACTGTTGCCAGTGGaatggaatcaaatgtgatgaTATAACAAAGCACGTCATTTGGTTGGATCTCCACAATCCTCGTGGCTACAATCCACCAGGGGCTTTGCAAAATTCAACCGATGCTGGTTATTCCAAGATGTATCTCACCTCATTTTCTGTTGCGAGTAATAAAGATAAAGAAGACGTTCTTTCCCCATTGTTTAATCTAACAATGTTAGAACGCTTGGATCTGAGCTACAACGCCTTCAGTGGTGTTGGTGTGCCTCAGCAACTTGACACGCTTAAAAATTTGCAGTATTTGAACTTGTCAAATGCTGGATTTGTGGGAATGATACCGAGGAAGTTGGGCAACATGTCCGCCTTGCGCTCCTTGGATCTTTCCACTAATTCCTACATTTCCTATTCCTCCATCACAATTGAAGACATGCAGATGTGGATAGGAAACATGAGGGATTTAGAGGAGCTACTGCTGGACGGGGTGAATATGATGCAAGTGGCAAGTGATGAATGGGACAAAGCTATCTCCACCATGCACGGTCTCAGGCGTCTTCAAATGTCCAATTGTAAGCTGTCTGGACCAATTCCCCCTTCCCTTGCAAATCTTACCCGTCTAACCCACCTCCATCTTGATGGTAATTCCTTCTTCTCGTCTATACCTTCTCACTTTCAGAATCTTTCCAATCTTGTTTCTCTAAAGCTTAGCAAGTGTAAACTCAATGGCTCCATCCCCTCTGATCTGTTGAGCCTACCAAATCTGCAAGAAGTTGACTTGTCTACAAATCCGGACTTGGGAGGGAACCTTTCAAGCATTCTGCCGCGACACTCTGCCTCGCTTAACAGCCTTGTTCTTTCTACAACCAGTGTAGAAGGAGCTATTCCAGATTCAATTGCCAATATCTCTTCGTTAACTCTCTTGGATCTCTCGGACTGCATTGTCCAAGGTCAGCTTCCTCCCACCATTGCTAATCTTACAGGACTTGTAATGTTGGACATCTCAAGGAACCAATTAAGAGGGAGTATACCGTCGTTTGAGGCTAAGCCTCATTTAGGAATTTCATTTCCTTTAACCCATATCGATCTTTCATACAATCAGTTGGATAGCTACATTCCCTCCATGTTGTTCGGTGCATTTAGGAAGCTCCGCTATGTTGACTTGAGTCAGAACCGATTGACCGGTGCCATTCCATCCCCTGATATGAATCTTACCTCCCTCACACACCTTGATCTGAGCTACAATGAACTGCACGGTACAATTTCCTCCTTGGCCAACATAAAGTCCCTTGTTCTGCTTGATCTGAGTAATAACAACTTGAGTGGCAAAATCCCGCCTTCAGTAGGTCAACTCCTTTCCATTGAGACGCTTGATCTAAGCAACAACGTGTTAACAGATGCCATACCTCACAACATTTCAAATCTATCTCAACTGAAGGTTCTTTCCCTATCTTCCAATCGGTTAAGCGGAAACCTTTCAGAGTACCACCTTCACAATCTATCCAGTCTGGTATATCTGGACATTTCGAACAATGTGTTGACTGTGAAACTCAGTCCGACTTGGATTCCCCATAACTCGTTTAGAACATTGAAATTAAGTTCATGTAACATGGAGGGTCAGTTGCCGGCCTTCTTAACAACTCAATACGACATTTCCGATTTGGATTTGTCCGAAAACAGATTATGGGGCAATATTCCTGCGTGGATATGGGAGTCTCTTCCTCTTATACAACTCAATCTGTCTCACAACTTCTTTTCAGGTGCTTTACCTTCTAAGGTACTAGAGCCCAAAACTTTGAAGGTTCTGGACTTGCATCACAACAACTTTCATGATCGGCTTCCGCTTCCTCCTCCTTCAGTGGTTGTGTTGGACCTGTCAGAAAATCAATTTTGTGCCTCCATTCCACCTGAAATTGGCCAGTATAAATTCAGCTACTTGTCTCTGTCTCACAACAATCTCAATGGTAGCATTCCACCTACAATATGTGAAGGGTTGTATATGCAGATTCTGGATTTGTCAAATAATGGACTCACGGGTAAGATTCCTGTAGGTTTTATAAACTGCAGTTATCTTGAGGTATTGAATTTGAATGGAAATTTTTTAGAAGGTGAGTTGCCAGCGCAATTAGGAAACATGATTTCGCTTCGAACACTGAAAATCAGAGGAAATCGACTGAATGGGACTCTACCAATACTTGAAAATTGTAAACAGTTGCAGATATTGGATTTGGGGGAGAACAGACTGACAGGGAATATTTCTGCAGATTGGGTTCTAGAGCTTCCTaatcttaagattttgatcttAAGATCAAACAGATTTGAAGGACCTGTACCTGCTGATGTAAGCAAAATACCGTATCTTCAAATATTAGACCTTTCAAGGAACAGATTTTCAGGAGTAATTCCCGAAAGCATTTCAGAGATGAAGGGAATGGCAAAGGAATCAGAAAATATAGAAGCCTTTGAGTATGGATCAATAAATCGTACAACCTATGTAGAGAAAATAATCATCAGAAACAAAGGATTGGACATGGAATATGTGAGAATTTTGAGATTAGTAAAGTGTCTTGACCTGTCAAACAATATAATAGCTGGTCAAATCCCTGAAGGCATGGGATCTCTTTTTGGTTTGATCATTCTTAATATTTCGAGAAACCAAATTAGTGGTGTTATACCCAAGTCCTTGGGGAAGATGGTACTGTTACAATCACTTGATCTCTCGCATAACCAATTGTCTGGATATATTCCTATTGAGTTGCAACTTCTCACATTCTTGAGTTACTTGAATCTGTCTAACAATAATCTTACAGGAATGATACCGCAAGGGGGGCAGTTAATGACATTTGAAGCTTCATCCTTCCTAAATAATTCAAATCTATGCGGACTCCAACTGTACAAGCCCTGCTTGTCTTCGCCAAAGCATGAAAGCAAGCCTGAGGGAAAAGAAGGGGTGAATAAAAGGAGGGGAAGGGAGGGAATTGACAGTTTCATTGTGTTGATGGGGATGAGCTTTGGAATGGGCGTGGGCATAATTGTAGCTCCCTTGTTGTTTCTGAAGAAACGCAGGGAAAAGTTCTTCCATTTGTTAGACAGTATATTGATTTGGGTTTTTGACATGATTCACTGTGACAAGTTGCAGACGGTGAAAATTTCAGACGACGAAGACCAAGAGCTTTCCGAAGAAAGCAAGAAATTAATACGCTTTTGCGTACGTTGTACTCAAATTGACAGAGATTCTAACACTATAGTTGATACTGAATGTATATGTTCACAAAAATATTAA